From Medicago truncatula cultivar Jemalong A17 chromosome 7, MtrunA17r5.0-ANR, whole genome shotgun sequence, a single genomic window includes:
- the LOC11435384 gene encoding 3-ketoacyl-CoA synthase 1: MGRNSIDMDKERLTAEMDFKDSTSAVIKIRRRLPDFLQTVKLKYVKLGYGYSCNATTILIFTFVVPLLLFLTVQFQLTDLKLHRLSQLLLEHTVQLDTDTAIGSIFLLFLFGLYYAKRSPPIYLVDFACYKPENERKIAVESFVKMLEDSGEFGEETLQFQRRILSRAGLGDETSLPNGIMSSPPNLCMKEARLEAESVMFGSLDALFAKTGVNPRDIDILVVNCSLFNPTPSLSAMIVNHYKLRTNIKSYNLGGMGCSAGLISIDLAKDLLKANPNSYAVVLSTENLTLNWYFGNDRSMLLSNCIFRMGGAAILLSNKSSDRTRSKYKLVHTVRTHKGADDKNYNCVYQKEDETGKVGVSLARELMAVAGDALKTNITTLGPLVLPFSEQLMFFVSLVRRKLLKGSGVKPYIPDFKLAFEHFCIHAGGRAVLDELQKNLQLSEWHMEPSRMTLHRFGNTSSSSLWYELAYTEAKGRVAKGDRVWQIAFGSGFKCNSAVWKAVRDLPVVGDWRGNPWDDSVHKYPVSVPVSVAS, from the coding sequence ATGGGTCGCAACAGCATAGACATGGATAAAGAAAGACTAACGGCGGAGATGGATTTCAAAGATTCAACCTCCGCCGTTATCAAAATCCGGCGACGTTTACCGGATTTTCTACAAACGGTGAAACTCAAGTACGTAAAGTTAGGTTATGGCTATTCATGCAATGCCACAACCATTCTCATTTTCACATTCGTCGTCCCTCTCTTACTCTTCCTCACCGTTCAGTTCCAACTCACCGATCTAAAACTCCACCGTCTCTCACAACTCTTACTCGAACACACCGTCCAACTTGACACCGATACAGCCATCGGTTCAATCTTTCTACTCTTCCTTTTTGGTCTGTACTACGCTAAACGATCCCCACCAATTTACCTGGTGGACTTTGCTTGCTACAAACCTGAGAATGAGCGGAAAATTGCAGTTGAATCTTTCGTTAAAATGTTAGAAGATAGTGGCGAATTCGGAGAAGAAACACTTCAATTTCAACGCCGCATTTTGTCAAGAGCAGGTCTTGGTGATGAAACTTCCTTGCCAAACGGAATAATGTCAAGTCCACCAAATCTATGCATGAAAGAAGCGCGTTTAGAAGCCGAATCTGTAATGTTTGGATCATTAGACGCACTTTTTGCTAAAACAGGTGTTAATCCAAGAGACATTGACATTCTTGTTGTAAATTGTAGTTTGTTTAACCCAACTCCTTCACTTTCTGCAATGATTGTGAACCATTACAAGCTTAGAACAAACATTAAAAGCTATAATCTCGGAGGTATGGGTTGTAGTGCTGGTCTTATTTCAATTGATCTTGCTAAAGATCTTTTGAAAGCAAATCCAAATTCCTACGCTGTCGTCTTGAGCACCGAGAATTTAACCCTCAATTGGTACTTTGGAAATGATCGTTCAATGCTTCTTTCTAATTGCATTTTCCGAATGGGTGGCGCCGCCATACTTCTTTCCAATAAGTCCTCTGATCGAACCCGTTCCAAATACAAGCTTGTTCATACAGTTCGAACCCATAAAGGAGCTGATGACAAGAACTATAACTGTGTTTACCAGAAAGAAGATGAGACAGGGAAAGTTGGTGTTTCATTGGCTAGAGAATTAATGGCTGTTGCAGGAGATGCTTTGAAAACAAACATAACAACGTTGGGTCCATTGGTTTTGCCATTTTCTGAACAGttgatgttttttgtttctttggttAGAAGGAAGTTGCTGAAAGGTTCAGGTGTGAAACCTTATATACCAGATTTCAAATTAGCTTTTGAACATTTCTGTATTCATGCTGGTGGAAGAGCTGTTCTTGATGAGTTGCAGAAGAATCTTCAACTCAGTGAGTGGCATATGGAACCGTCTCGGATGACTCTGCATAGATTTGGAAACACTTCAAGCAGTTCTCTATGGTATGAACTGGCTTATACTGAGGCAAAGGGCCGGGTTGCAAAAGGGGATCGGGTCTGGCAGATTGCATTTGGGTCGGGTTTTAAGTGTAACAGCGCCGTGTGGAAGGCCGTGCGTGACTTGCCCGTCGTTGGGGATTGGCGGGGCAACCCCTGGGATGACTCTGTTCATAAGTATCCCGTTAGTGTCCCTGTTTCTGTTGCTtcttaa